In Streptomyces sp. SN-593, a single genomic region encodes these proteins:
- a CDS encoding metal-sensitive transcriptional regulator — protein sequence MATEGVTGEIVKPHGPHGYSHDKESHLKRLRRIEGQLRGLQRMVEEDVYCIDILTQVSASTKGLQSFALQLLEEHLRHCVAAAAVGGGPEIDEKVAEATAAIARLLRT from the coding sequence ATGGCCACGGAAGGCGTCACCGGGGAGATTGTGAAGCCGCACGGGCCGCATGGCTACAGCCACGACAAGGAGTCCCACCTCAAACGGCTGCGCAGGATCGAGGGCCAGCTGCGCGGGTTGCAGCGGATGGTCGAGGAGGACGTCTACTGCATCGACATCCTCACCCAGGTCTCGGCCAGCACCAAGGGGTTGCAGTCCTTCGCGCTCCAGCTCCTGGAGGAGCACCTGCGGCACTGCGTGGCGGCCGCCGCGGTCGGCGGCGGGCCGGAGATCGACGAGAAGGTCGCCGAGGCGACAGCGGCGATAGCGCGCCTGCTGCGCACCTGA
- a CDS encoding NUDIX hydrolase, with product MSSTVRAAGTVLWRRAAHGAGVEVALIHRPRYDDWSLPKGKLKRGEDHAAAAVRETREETGVECVLGTPLPAAYYWTAGRPKEVRYWAAEAPSAASTPPFSPNDEVDRIVWLPPEAARRRLTHDRDSELVAALLRVLAG from the coding sequence ATGAGCAGCACGGTCCGGGCGGCCGGCACCGTGCTGTGGCGGCGCGCCGCGCACGGCGCCGGGGTCGAGGTCGCGCTCATCCACCGGCCGCGCTACGACGACTGGAGCCTGCCCAAGGGCAAGCTGAAGCGGGGCGAGGACCACGCGGCGGCCGCGGTGCGCGAGACCCGCGAGGAGACCGGCGTGGAGTGCGTGCTCGGCACGCCGCTGCCGGCGGCGTACTACTGGACGGCCGGACGTCCCAAGGAGGTCCGCTACTGGGCCGCCGAGGCGCCGTCCGCGGCCTCCACGCCGCCGTTCTCGCCCAACGACGAGGTGGACCGGATCGTCTGGCTGCCCCCGGAGGCGGCCCGGCGGCGGCTCACGCACGACCGGGACAGCGAGCTGGTCGCCGCGCTGCTGCGCGTCCTGGCGGGCTGA
- a CDS encoding inorganic phosphate transporter codes for MDTFVLLVTIAVALFFTYTNGFHDSANAIATSVSTRALTPKAALAMAAVMNLLGAFLGSKVAGTVSKGLIATPEGRHGMGILFAGLAGAIVWNLVTWYFGLPSSSSHALFGGLVGAALAGGTEVHWDGVVDKVIVPMFVSPVVGLLVGYLVMLAILWFFRRANPHKAKRGFRMAQTLSAAAMALGHGLQDAQKTMGVVVLALVIHDPGRGFGIPIWVKLICAAMMSLGTYAGGWRIMRTLGRRIIDLDPPQGFAAETTSAAILYTTSYVFAAPVSTTHVITSAIMGVGATKRVKAVRWGVAKNIVGGWFITMPAAALVAAACFYLVQLVFG; via the coding sequence GTGGACACCTTCGTTCTGCTCGTGACCATCGCGGTCGCGCTCTTCTTCACGTACACCAACGGGTTCCACGACTCGGCGAACGCCATCGCCACCTCGGTCTCCACCCGCGCCCTGACCCCCAAGGCGGCGCTGGCGATGGCCGCGGTGATGAACCTGCTCGGCGCCTTCCTGGGTTCGAAGGTGGCGGGAACCGTGAGCAAGGGACTGATCGCCACGCCCGAGGGCCGCCACGGGATGGGCATCCTCTTCGCCGGACTCGCCGGAGCCATTGTATGGAACCTGGTGACCTGGTACTTCGGGCTGCCGTCGAGTTCCAGCCACGCGCTGTTCGGCGGTCTGGTCGGGGCGGCGCTCGCCGGGGGCACCGAGGTCCACTGGGACGGCGTGGTCGACAAGGTCATCGTGCCGATGTTCGTCTCCCCGGTGGTCGGTCTGCTCGTCGGCTACCTGGTGATGCTGGCGATCCTGTGGTTCTTCCGCCGGGCCAACCCGCACAAGGCCAAGCGCGGCTTCCGGATGGCGCAGACCCTCTCGGCCGCCGCGATGGCCCTCGGCCACGGCCTGCAGGACGCCCAGAAGACGATGGGCGTGGTGGTGCTGGCGCTGGTGATCCACGACCCGGGCCGCGGCTTCGGCATCCCGATCTGGGTGAAGCTGATCTGCGCGGCGATGATGTCGCTGGGCACCTACGCGGGCGGCTGGCGGATCATGCGCACCCTCGGCCGCCGGATCATCGACCTCGACCCGCCGCAGGGCTTCGCCGCCGAGACCACCTCCGCGGCGATCCTCTACACCACGTCCTACGTCTTCGCGGCTCCGGTCTCCACCACCCACGTCATCACCTCGGCGATCATGGGCGTCGGGGCGACCAAGCGGGTCAAGGCGGTCCGGTGGGGCGTGGCGAAGAACATCGTCGGCGGCTGGTTCATCACCATGCCCGCCGCGGCGCTCGTCGCGGCCGCCTGCTTCTACCTGGTCCAACTGGTCTTCGGCTGA
- a CDS encoding DUF47 domain-containing protein, with protein sequence MRFRLTPRETSFYDMFAASADNIVTGSKLLMELLGADAPTRTEIAERMRAAEHAGDDATHAIFHQLNSSFITPFDREDIYTLAGSLDDIMDFMEEAVDLVVLYNVEELPKGVEQQIEVLARAAELTAEAMPNLRTMANLTEYWIEVNRLENQADQIHRKLLAHLFNGKYDAIEVLKLKQIVDVLEEAADAFEHVANTVETIAVKES encoded by the coding sequence GTGCGCTTTCGTCTGACCCCCAGGGAGACGAGCTTCTATGACATGTTCGCCGCTTCCGCGGACAACATCGTCACCGGTTCGAAGCTCCTGATGGAACTGCTCGGGGCCGATGCGCCGACCCGGACCGAGATCGCAGAACGCATGAGGGCGGCCGAGCACGCCGGGGACGACGCGACCCACGCGATCTTCCACCAGCTCAACTCCTCCTTCATCACGCCGTTCGACCGGGAGGACATCTACACCCTCGCCGGCTCGCTCGACGACATCATGGACTTCATGGAGGAGGCCGTCGACCTGGTCGTCCTCTACAACGTGGAGGAACTGCCCAAGGGCGTGGAGCAGCAGATCGAGGTGCTGGCCAGAGCGGCGGAGCTGACCGCCGAGGCGATGCCGAACCTGCGCACCATGGCCAACCTCACCGAGTACTGGATCGAGGTCAACCGGCTGGAGAACCAGGCCGACCAGATCCACCGCAAGCTGCTCGCGCACCTGTTCAACGGCAAGTACGACGCCATCGAGGTGCTGAAGCTGAAGCAGATCGTCGACGTGCTGGAAGAGGCTGCCGACGCGTTCGAGCACGTCGCCAACACGGTGGAGACCATCGCGGTCAAGGAGTCCTGA
- a CDS encoding phosphatase PAP2 family protein — protein sequence MAKVAGDTVNPDVSLLRGVNGLSGHAPRGVDRLVEWAGGYGLVALAFVLALWCWWRVARRAEDAPAAVAGVLWSGLAAGIAMLLDLPIRALVQRPRPYVDHDGLRVLVHDGGYSFVSVRGAVIAALAVGLFTVDRRFGAIALLAALAEGFCDVYVGAYYPTDVIGGFALGAATALLLTAPALALLTALTRRLARGRVAALVRATPRTAPAARRLGPREVGHRAADKDLAA from the coding sequence ATGGCGAAGGTCGCAGGCGACACCGTGAACCCCGACGTCAGCCTGCTGCGCGGGGTCAACGGCCTGTCCGGGCACGCCCCGCGCGGCGTCGACCGCCTGGTCGAGTGGGCCGGCGGGTACGGCCTGGTCGCCTTGGCGTTCGTGCTCGCCCTGTGGTGCTGGTGGCGGGTGGCCCGCCGTGCCGAGGACGCGCCGGCCGCGGTCGCCGGCGTGCTGTGGTCCGGGCTGGCCGCCGGCATCGCCATGCTGCTGGACCTGCCGATCCGGGCCCTGGTGCAAAGACCCCGGCCCTACGTCGACCACGACGGCCTGCGGGTGCTGGTGCACGACGGCGGCTACTCCTTCGTCAGCGTGCGCGGCGCGGTGATCGCCGCGCTCGCGGTCGGGCTCTTCACCGTCGACCGCAGGTTCGGCGCGATCGCGCTGCTGGCCGCGCTCGCCGAGGGGTTCTGCGACGTCTACGTCGGCGCGTACTACCCGACCGACGTCATCGGCGGGTTCGCGCTCGGCGCCGCCACGGCCCTGCTGCTGACCGCGCCCGCGCTCGCGCTGCTCACCGCGCTCACCCGCCGCCTGGCGCGCGGCCGCGTCGCCGCGCTGGTCCGCGCCACGCCCCGCACCGCGCCCGCCGCCCGGCGGCTGGGCCCGCGCGAGGTGGGGCACCGCGCCGCCGACAAGGACCTGGCGGCCTGA
- the pstS gene encoding phosphate ABC transporter substrate-binding protein PstS translates to MKLQRKSGMRALTVGAAAITGALVLTACGSDNNDSGSDSSTSSSSSTSAAASSISCAKGQILSSGSTAQQNAMEAWVKNYQQACSGATINYKPSSSGQGVIDFNQGTDAFAGSDSPLAPDEITSSQKVCTSGEGIDLPMVGGPIAIGYNLPGVSNLVLDAPTLAKIFNSKITTWNDPAIKKLNPSANLPSTKIQSFHRQDDSGTTDNLTKYLGGAAKADWPYPHAKAWAGKGGQAVAQSSGVASQVKQTEGAIGYFELSYATADQIPTVKIATGASQPVEATSANASAGIAQAKVVGTGSDLALDLSAAYTTKADNAYPIVLVTYEIACDKGNKSDTLPLTKSFLNYIASADGQGQLAGAGYAPLPDAIATKVRSAISALS, encoded by the coding sequence GTGAAGCTTCAGCGTAAGAGCGGAATGCGGGCCCTGACCGTCGGCGCGGCGGCGATAACCGGCGCGCTGGTCCTGACCGCCTGCGGTTCGGACAACAACGACAGCGGCAGCGACTCGTCGACGAGCAGCAGCTCCTCGACCTCCGCCGCCGCGTCGTCGATCTCCTGCGCGAAGGGGCAGATCCTCTCCTCCGGCTCCACCGCGCAGCAGAACGCGATGGAGGCCTGGGTGAAGAACTACCAGCAGGCGTGTTCCGGAGCCACGATCAACTACAAGCCGTCGTCGTCCGGCCAGGGCGTCATCGACTTCAACCAGGGCACGGACGCCTTCGCCGGCTCCGACTCCCCGCTCGCCCCCGACGAGATCACCTCCTCCCAGAAGGTGTGCACCAGCGGCGAGGGCATCGACCTCCCGATGGTCGGCGGCCCGATCGCCATCGGTTACAACCTGCCCGGCGTGAGCAACCTGGTCCTGGACGCCCCGACCCTGGCGAAGATCTTCAACAGCAAGATCACCACCTGGAACGACCCGGCGATCAAGAAGCTCAACCCGAGCGCGAACCTGCCGAGCACCAAGATCCAGAGCTTCCACCGCCAGGACGACTCCGGCACCACCGACAACCTCACCAAGTACCTCGGCGGCGCGGCCAAGGCCGACTGGCCCTACCCGCACGCCAAGGCGTGGGCGGGCAAGGGCGGCCAGGCCGTCGCGCAGTCCTCCGGTGTGGCCTCGCAGGTCAAGCAGACCGAGGGCGCGATCGGCTACTTCGAGCTGTCCTACGCGACCGCCGACCAGATCCCGACCGTCAAGATCGCCACCGGCGCCTCGCAGCCGGTCGAGGCCACCAGCGCCAACGCCTCCGCGGGCATCGCGCAGGCCAAGGTCGTCGGCACCGGCTCCGACCTGGCCCTCGACCTGAGCGCCGCGTACACCACCAAGGCGGACAACGCCTACCCGATCGTCCTGGTGACGTACGAGATCGCCTGCGACAAGGGCAACAAGTCCGACACCCTGCCGCTGACCAAGTCCTTCCTGAACTACATCGCCAGCGCCGACGGCCAGGGCCAGCTCGCCGGCGCGGGCTACGCCCCGCTGCCGGACGCGATCGCCACGAAGGTCCGCTCCGCCATCTCCGCCCTGTCCTGA
- a CDS encoding FAD-binding oxidoreductase, with the protein MGRAENRNRVAGRTPGGVPRRAALAAGGGALAATLLTGCDGDGGGDDAKPPASAPGSASSASATPTATRSTAPVKPDWTALATSLDGTLVRPQDSAYALDHRLYNTRFDSLRPAAVAYVTGADDIRTCLDFARRTATTPVVRSGGHSYAGWSSGTGRLIVDVSKLDSIRLDGTTATIGAGAKLIDVYNTLAQHGRTVPGGSCPSVGVSGLALGGGHGVMSRSMGLTCDNLTGATLITADGRSHEVSADAEPDVFWALRGAGNGNFGVVTSLTFATHPVPEVVTGYLTWPWSRAADLVRGWQGWGPDLPDTIWSALDLNCTVGQTPTVSVALTSTGSRDDLAAAADRLATAAGSPASSVSLRPHTYVDAMFSYAGCEGRSAAQCHLAPAGSLERDTYTARSDFYDVNLPDGGVEALVGQMQRLAGQSGGGAGSIALTALGGAVNRPSPTATAFAHRGSRFLAQYLASRELADTSWLGDTHTAMRRYASGGAYQNYTDPTLTDWRTAYYGQNAERLTALKKQLDPGRLFDFPQAL; encoded by the coding sequence ATGGGCCGGGCAGAGAACCGGAACCGGGTTGCCGGCAGGACCCCCGGAGGGGTCCCACGGCGAGCCGCACTGGCGGCGGGCGGCGGCGCGCTGGCGGCGACGCTGCTGACCGGGTGCGACGGCGACGGCGGCGGGGACGACGCGAAACCCCCCGCGTCGGCGCCGGGTTCGGCGTCCTCCGCCTCCGCGACACCGACCGCGACGCGCAGCACGGCGCCGGTGAAGCCGGACTGGACGGCGCTGGCGACGTCGCTGGACGGCACCCTGGTACGCCCGCAGGACAGCGCCTACGCACTGGACCACCGCCTGTACAACACCCGGTTCGACTCTCTCCGCCCGGCCGCGGTCGCCTACGTCACCGGCGCGGACGACATCCGCACCTGCCTGGACTTCGCCCGCCGCACCGCCACCACACCGGTGGTCCGCAGCGGCGGCCACTCCTACGCGGGCTGGTCGAGCGGCACCGGCCGGCTGATCGTGGACGTCTCGAAGCTCGACTCGATCCGGCTGGACGGCACGACCGCCACGATCGGCGCCGGCGCGAAGCTCATCGACGTCTACAACACCCTCGCCCAGCACGGCAGGACGGTGCCCGGCGGGTCCTGCCCGTCGGTGGGCGTCTCCGGGCTCGCGCTCGGCGGCGGCCACGGCGTCATGAGCCGTTCGATGGGACTGACCTGCGACAACCTCACCGGCGCGACGCTGATCACCGCGGACGGCCGCAGCCACGAGGTGTCCGCGGACGCCGAACCCGACGTCTTCTGGGCGCTGCGCGGCGCCGGCAACGGCAACTTCGGCGTGGTGACGTCCCTGACCTTCGCCACCCACCCGGTGCCCGAGGTGGTCACCGGCTACCTGACCTGGCCGTGGAGCCGAGCCGCCGACCTGGTCCGCGGCTGGCAGGGCTGGGGCCCGGACCTGCCCGACACCATATGGTCCGCCCTCGACCTGAACTGCACGGTCGGCCAGACCCCCACCGTGTCGGTCGCGTTGACCTCCACCGGCTCCCGCGACGACCTGGCCGCGGCGGCGGACCGGTTGGCCACCGCGGCCGGCTCGCCGGCCTCGTCGGTGTCGCTGCGCCCGCACACGTACGTCGACGCGATGTTCTCCTACGCCGGCTGCGAGGGGCGCAGCGCCGCCCAGTGCCACCTCGCCCCGGCGGGCAGCCTGGAGCGGGACACGTACACCGCGCGCTCGGACTTCTACGACGTGAACCTTCCGGACGGCGGCGTCGAGGCGCTGGTGGGGCAGATGCAGCGGCTCGCGGGACAGTCCGGGGGCGGGGCCGGCAGCATCGCCCTCACCGCGCTCGGCGGGGCGGTCAACCGCCCCTCCCCCACGGCCACCGCGTTCGCGCACCGGGGCTCGCGGTTCCTGGCGCAGTACCTCGCCTCCCGCGAGCTGGCGGACACGTCGTGGCTGGGCGACACGCACACGGCGATGCGGCGTTACGCCTCCGGCGGGGCGTACCAGAACTACACCGACCCGACCCTGACGGACTGGCGGACGGCGTACTACGGCCAGAACGCGGAGCGGCTGACGGCGCTGAAGAAGCAGTTGGACCCCGGCCGCCTCTTCGACTTCCCCCAGGCCCTGTGA
- a CDS encoding CHAD domain-containing protein yields the protein MARQQRRSDLLAQEIPGRPGDGTDTGSSAVGVSTAVDGGSAGEALSSYLRAQATTFLRGLGVRGDDEDVADSLLRGSARRIAGVLHTYGELTDPAWAEPVRTELGWLGATLGREPQYAARLGRLLDALRRLSALAPAEDTLPHAAAGPDGAAARAPLAPGARRAAEAGPADIGSVVEPAGGGRRSGGATAVAARGAALAQSGGPLAVGAARAAALLERQLTLARTRAHSATLQAMGSARFHALADSIAVLASEVPLTARAGEPAAAVLPPLAGQAHTRLAEAAARLPLRRAGHPYNAEAVQAALGADLTADLQDAPWHQVRILLRLSRYAAEVPGAGGHGDPRLAEAAMVLQRHHEAAESAAAVSAAARTPRIAPATAYALGVLHADQRHDVEAARFAFSRLWQA from the coding sequence GTGGCCCGTCAGCAGCGACGTAGCGACCTGCTCGCACAGGAGATCCCCGGTCGACCGGGCGACGGCACGGACACGGGGAGCAGCGCGGTGGGCGTCAGCACGGCGGTCGACGGCGGGAGCGCGGGCGAGGCGCTGTCGTCCTACCTGCGCGCGCAGGCCACCACGTTCCTGCGCGGGCTCGGCGTGCGCGGCGACGACGAGGACGTGGCGGACTCCCTGCTGCGCGGCAGCGCCCGGCGGATCGCGGGCGTGCTGCACACCTACGGCGAGCTGACCGACCCCGCCTGGGCCGAACCGGTGCGGACCGAGCTGGGCTGGCTCGGCGCCACCCTGGGCCGCGAGCCGCAGTACGCGGCGCGGCTCGGCCGCCTGCTGGACGCGCTGCGCCGGCTGTCGGCCCTCGCGCCCGCCGAGGACACGCTGCCGCACGCGGCGGCCGGCCCGGACGGCGCGGCCGCGCGGGCGCCGCTGGCGCCCGGCGCCCGGCGGGCGGCCGAGGCGGGCCCCGCCGACATCGGCTCCGTCGTCGAGCCGGCGGGCGGCGGGCGCCGGTCCGGCGGCGCCACCGCGGTGGCCGCGCGCGGCGCGGCGCTGGCGCAGTCGGGCGGGCCGCTGGCGGTCGGCGCGGCGCGGGCCGCCGCGCTGCTGGAACGGCAGCTCACGCTGGCCCGGACCCGGGCGCACTCGGCGACCTTGCAGGCGATGGGCTCGGCCCGCTTCCACGCGCTGGCCGACTCGATCGCGGTGCTCGCCTCCGAGGTGCCGCTGACGGCCCGGGCCGGCGAGCCCGCGGCCGCGGTGCTGCCGCCGCTGGCCGGGCAGGCGCACACCCGGCTCGCCGAGGCGGCCGCCCGGCTTCCGCTGCGCCGGGCCGGCCACCCGTACAACGCCGAGGCGGTGCAGGCGGCGCTCGGCGCCGACCTCACCGCGGACCTCCAGGACGCGCCATGGCACCAGGTGCGCATCCTGCTGCGGCTGAGCCGGTACGCGGCCGAGGTGCCCGGGGCCGGCGGCCACGGCGACCCGCGGCTGGCCGAGGCCGCGATGGTCCTCCAGCGGCACCACGAGGCCGCCGAGTCGGCCGCCGCGGTGTCCGCCGCGGCCCGCACCCCCCGGATCGCCCCGGCCACCGCCTACGCGCTGGGCGTGCTCCACGCCGACCAGCGGCATGACGTGGAGGCCGCCCGCTTCGCCTTCTCCCGCCTGTGGCAGGCATGA
- the pstA gene encoding phosphate ABC transporter permease PstA codes for MTHTAVDATSSAAVPAARRLATRRLPRWTAPAIAVGSIVVAVAIGAGAGLSSHIQWGLIALLLFVVGSYAITAQVEGRRQAKDRVATSLVWSAFILAVLPLYSLIETTIKQGAGVIDGTFLTHSMKNVLTIEPGGGIYHAIIGTVEQVGIAAAIAAPLGILTAVYLVEYGRGWLAKVVTFFVDVMTGIPSIVAGLFILSLWFIAFDKAPQSGFAGSLALAILMTPIVVRSTEEMLKLVPNELREASYALGVPKWRTITKVVVPTAIGGITTGVMLALARIAGESAPVALLIYGAQYINNNPFKGPQESLPYYIYQQYVDGNPASYARAWGAALVLIAFVMILNLVARLIARWKAPKNTGR; via the coding sequence ATGACGCACACCGCCGTCGACGCGACCTCGTCCGCCGCCGTGCCCGCCGCCAGGCGGCTGGCGACCCGGCGGCTGCCGCGCTGGACCGCCCCGGCGATCGCCGTCGGCTCGATCGTGGTCGCCGTCGCCATCGGCGCCGGAGCGGGCCTGTCCAGCCACATCCAGTGGGGCCTGATCGCGCTGCTGCTCTTCGTCGTGGGGTCCTACGCGATCACCGCGCAGGTCGAGGGCCGCCGCCAGGCGAAGGACCGGGTGGCCACCAGCCTGGTCTGGTCCGCGTTCATCCTGGCCGTCCTGCCGCTCTACTCGCTGATCGAGACGACGATCAAGCAGGGCGCCGGCGTGATCGACGGCACCTTCCTGACCCACTCGATGAAGAACGTGCTCACCATCGAGCCCGGCGGCGGCATCTACCACGCCATCATCGGCACCGTGGAGCAGGTCGGGATCGCCGCCGCCATCGCCGCCCCCCTCGGCATCCTGACCGCCGTCTACCTGGTCGAGTACGGCAGGGGCTGGCTCGCCAAGGTGGTCACGTTCTTCGTCGACGTGATGACCGGCATCCCCTCGATCGTGGCGGGCCTGTTCATCCTGTCGCTGTGGTTCATCGCCTTCGACAAGGCGCCGCAGTCCGGCTTCGCCGGCTCGCTGGCCCTGGCGATCCTGATGACGCCGATCGTGGTGCGCTCGACCGAGGAGATGCTCAAGCTCGTGCCCAACGAGCTGCGCGAGGCGTCCTACGCCCTGGGGGTCCCGAAGTGGCGGACCATCACCAAGGTGGTCGTCCCCACCGCGATCGGCGGCATCACCACCGGCGTGATGCTGGCCCTCGCCCGGATCGCCGGCGAGAGCGCCCCGGTCGCCCTGCTGATCTACGGCGCCCAGTACATCAACAACAACCCGTTCAAGGGCCCGCAGGAATCGCTCCCGTACTACATCTACCAGCAGTACGTGGACGGCAACCCCGCGAGCTACGCCCGCGCCTGGGGCGCGGCCCTGGTCCTGATCGCCTTCGTGATGATCCTGAACCTCGTGGCCCGGCTCATCGCGCGCTGGAAGGCGCCGAAGAACACAGGTCGCTGA
- the pstB gene encoding phosphate ABC transporter ATP-binding protein PstB has protein sequence MAKRIDVSGLSAFYGAHKAIDDISMTVEPGSVTAFIGPSGCGKSTFLRTLNRMHEVTPGGRVEGKVMLDDENLYGSGVDPVTVRRTVGMVFQRPNPFPTMSIYDNVAAGLRLNGIRKKGELDAVVEKSLKGANLWNEVKDRLNKPGSGLSGGQQQRLCIARAIAVEPEVLLMDEPCSALDPISTLAIEDLIGELKERFTIVIVTHNMQQAARVSDRTAFFNLAAVGQPGKLIEIDETERIFANPSVQATEDYISGRFG, from the coding sequence ATGGCCAAGCGAATAGACGTCAGCGGCCTGTCCGCCTTCTACGGCGCCCACAAGGCCATCGACGACATCTCGATGACCGTCGAGCCCGGCTCCGTGACCGCCTTCATCGGCCCGTCCGGCTGCGGCAAGTCCACCTTCCTGCGCACCCTGAACCGCATGCACGAGGTCACCCCCGGCGGCCGCGTCGAGGGCAAGGTGATGCTGGACGACGAGAACCTGTACGGCAGCGGCGTGGACCCGGTGACGGTGCGGCGCACCGTCGGCATGGTCTTCCAGCGCCCCAACCCGTTCCCCACCATGTCGATCTACGACAACGTGGCGGCCGGCCTGCGGCTGAACGGCATCCGCAAGAAGGGCGAGCTGGACGCCGTCGTCGAGAAGTCCCTCAAGGGCGCCAACCTCTGGAACGAGGTCAAGGACCGCCTCAACAAGCCCGGTTCGGGGCTGTCCGGCGGCCAGCAGCAGCGACTGTGCATCGCCCGCGCGATCGCGGTCGAGCCCGAGGTGCTGCTGATGGACGAGCCGTGCTCCGCGCTCGACCCGATCTCCACCCTCGCCATCGAGGACCTGATCGGGGAGCTGAAGGAGCGCTTCACGATCGTCATCGTCACCCACAACATGCAGCAGGCCGCGCGGGTGTCGGACCGCACCGCGTTCTTCAACCTGGCGGCGGTGGGGCAGCCGGGCAAGCTGATCGAGATCGACGAGACCGAGCGGATCTTCGCCAACCCGTCGGTGCAGGCGACCGAGGACTACATCTCCGGCCGTTTCGGCTGA
- the pstC gene encoding phosphate ABC transporter permease subunit PstC produces the protein MTTTAPPPTAPPPPGRAKTVSRPGDRIFAGLSRGSGIFVLVIMGAIALFLTVRAVSAISKDHANFFTTFEWNAALTPPKFGIAVLAYGTVVSAVIAMVIAVPIAVGIALFITHYAPRRLGDVIAYVIDLLAAVPSIIYGLWGALFLVPHLRGLNLWLDHYLGWTVVFHKADPNSTPRSLFTVGILLAIMILPIITNVSREVIRQVPKMHEEAALALGATRWEVIRMSVLPFARSGIISASMLGLGRALGETMAVATVLSASPTLSAHLLDPAGGTFSQNIVAKFGEATQYGRDALIASGLVLFVITLLVNGAARLIIARRKEYSGANA, from the coding sequence ATGACAACCACCGCACCGCCCCCCACCGCCCCTCCCCCGCCGGGCCGGGCGAAGACCGTCAGCCGCCCGGGCGACCGGATCTTCGCCGGACTCTCCCGCGGCTCGGGCATCTTCGTCCTCGTGATCATGGGCGCCATCGCGCTCTTCCTGACCGTGCGCGCGGTCAGCGCCATCTCCAAGGACCACGCGAACTTCTTCACCACCTTCGAGTGGAACGCGGCGCTGACCCCGCCGAAGTTCGGCATCGCGGTCCTCGCCTACGGCACCGTGGTCAGCGCGGTGATCGCCATGGTCATCGCCGTGCCCATCGCGGTCGGCATCGCGCTGTTCATCACCCACTACGCGCCGCGCCGGCTCGGCGACGTGATCGCGTACGTCATCGACCTGCTCGCCGCGGTGCCCAGCATCATCTACGGCCTGTGGGGCGCGCTCTTCCTGGTGCCGCACCTGCGCGGCCTGAACCTGTGGCTCGACCACTACCTGGGCTGGACGGTCGTCTTCCACAAGGCCGACCCGAACTCCACCCCGCGCTCGCTGTTCACGGTGGGCATCCTGCTGGCGATCATGATCCTGCCGATCATCACCAACGTCAGCCGCGAGGTGATCCGGCAGGTGCCGAAGATGCACGAGGAGGCGGCCCTCGCGCTCGGCGCGACCCGCTGGGAGGTCATCCGCATGTCGGTGCTCCCCTTCGCCCGCTCCGGCATCATCTCCGCCTCGATGCTGGGCCTGGGCCGCGCGCTCGGCGAGACGATGGCGGTGGCCACGGTGCTGTCCGCGTCGCCCACCCTCAGCGCCCACCTGCTGGACCCGGCCGGCGGCACCTTCTCCCAGAACATCGTCGCCAAGTTCGGTGAGGCCACCCAGTACGGCCGGGACGCCCTGATCGCGTCCGGTCTGGTGCTGTTCGTCATCACCCTGCTGGTCAACGGAGCCGCCCGGCTGATCATCGCCCGGCGCAAGGAGTACTCGGGGGCCAACGCATGA